The proteins below come from a single Lates calcarifer isolate ASB-BC8 linkage group LG11, TLL_Latcal_v3, whole genome shotgun sequence genomic window:
- the LOC108878000 gene encoding trypsin I-P1, with amino-acid sequence MEVKLLVCAVVLSAFTVTGNNAQLDVCGNAPLNTKIVGGEDAAPGAWPWQASLHRDGSHFCGGSLINNEYVLTAAHCFPSTSTSGLVVYLGRESQQSVNLNEVSRTVSEVINHPGYNSDTNNNDISLLRLSSTVDFTDYISPVCLAAEGSVFDAGTTCWVTGWGTIQTGVSLPFPQTLQEVSVPVVSNTQCNAAYGSITSNMICAGLENGGKDSCQGDSGGPLVSKDGSKWVQAGVVSFGRGCAEAGFPGVYARASQYQTWINSQISSNQPGFVSFTASSSIGSTSRAAHLISLSVPLVLSILPVLLSLLVLS; translated from the exons GAAACAACGCACAGTTAGATG TTTGTGGCAACGCACCGCTCAACACAAAGATCGTCGGGGGTGAGGATGCTGCTCCCGGGGCGTGGCCCTGGCAGGCCAGTCTGCACAGAGACGGCAGCCATTTCTGTGGAGGCTCCCTCATCAACAATGAGTACGTCCTGACGGCCGCTCACTGTTTCCCCAG CACCAGCACTTCTGGTTTGGTGGTTTACCTCGGACGTGAGAGCCAACAAAGTGTGAATCTTAACGAGGTGTCCCGGACAGTGTCCGAGGTCATCAACCATCCAGGCTACAATTCTGACACAAACAATAACGACATATCCTTATTGAGACTGTCCTCAACAGTTGATTTCACCGACTACATCAGTCCTGTGTGTCTGGCAGCAGAAGGCAGCGTCTTTGATGCTGGGACGACGTGCTGGGTCACCGGCTGGGGAACCATCCAGACTGGCG tttccCTTCCTTTCCCTCAGACGCTGCAGGAGGTGAGTGTTCCTGTCGTGTCCAACACTCAGTGCAATGCTGCCTACGGTTCAATCACAAGCAACATGATCTGTGCCGGTCTGGAAAACGGAGGGAAGGACTCCTGCCAG GGGGATTCAGGCGGCCCCTTGGTGAGTAAAGATGGCTCCAAGTGGGTCCAGGCTGGCGTGGTGAGTTTTGGAAGAGGCTGCGCTGAGGCCGGTTTCCCAGGAGTCTACGCCCGCGCATCCCAGTATCAGACCTGGATCAACAGCCAGATCTCCAGCAACCAGCCGGGCTTCGTCTCCTTCACGGCCTCCTCCAGCATCGGTTCAACCAGCAGAGCCGCCCACTTGATCTCCCTCTCAGTTCCTCTGGTGCTGTCCATCCTCCCTGTTCTCCTCTCGCTCCTCGTCCTCTCATAG
- the jmjd8 gene encoding jmjC domain-containing protein 8 has translation MEQNQLILKTVTRFVLICFCAVLRAEERADDGGGWFLNSDFRLEDEGPCNIDVLDSSSLSYQQFIERYAYSRPVILRGLTDNTKFRSLCSKSSLLRDYGERRVRLSTANTYSYRKVDVPFQEYVDILLRPQSTDALGSETLYFFGDNNFTEWQSLFEHYESPPYVLPHTSGAYSFGIAGPGTGVPFHWHGPGYSEIIYGRKRWFLYPPDKEPHFHPNYTTLSWVSDTYPHLPEDEAPLECTIRPGEVLYFPDRWWHATLNLDTSVFISTFLG, from the exons ATGGAACAAAATcagttgattttaaaaacagtaactCGGTTTGTTCTGATATGTTTCTGCGCCGTGTTGAGGGCAGAGGAGCGGGCAGATGACGGAGGAGGATG GTTCTTAAATTCAGATTTCAGATTAGAGGATGAAGGTCCCTGTAACATCGATGTGTTGGACAGCTCCTCACTGTCTTATCAGCAGTTCATTGAAAG ATATGCATACAGCAGACCAGTCATCCTCCGAGGCCTGACCGACAACACA AAATTCAGGTCGTTGTGTTCCAAGTCCAGTTTACTCCGAGACTATGGCGAGCGGAGAGTGCGGCTCAGCACAGCTAACACTTACTCTTACAGGAAAG TGGACGTCCCCTTCCAGGAGTACGTGGACATTCTCCTGAGGCCTCAGTCGACTGACGCCCTCGGCAGCG AGACGCTGTATTTTTTCGGAGACAACAACTTCACCGAGTGGCAGAGTCTGTTCGAGCACTACGAGTCTCCTCCGTACGTCCTGCCTCACACCAGCGGAGCGTACAGCTTCGGGATCGCAG GTCCAGGAACAGGAGTCCCCTTCCACTGGCATGGTCCTGGTTACTCTGAGATCATCTACGGAAgaaag CGTTGGTTCCTCTACCCGCCTGATAAGGAGCCTCACTTCCACCCGAACTACACCACCCTGTCCTGGGTGTCAGACACGTACCCCCACCTGCCCGAAGACGAGGCTCCGCTGGAGTGCACCATCAGACCTGGAGAG GTTCTGTATTTCCCCGACCGATGGTGGCACGCGACTCTCAACCTGGACACCAGCGTTTTCATCTCCACCTTCCTCGGCTGA